One Castanea sativa cultivar Marrone di Chiusa Pesio chromosome 4, ASM4071231v1 DNA window includes the following coding sequences:
- the LOC142630929 gene encoding putative UDP-arabinopyranose mutase 2 produces the protein MAGTSVAPTPLLKDELDIVIPTIRNLDFLEMWRPFFQPYHIIIVQDGDPSRVVKVPEGFDYELYNRNDINRILGPKASCISFKDSACRCFGYLVSKKKYIYTIDDDCFVAKDPSGKDINALEQHIKNLLCPATPFFFNTLYDPYRDGADFVRGYPFSLREGAPTAVSHGLWLNIPDYDAPTQLVKPRERNTRYVDAVMTIPKGTLFPMCGMNLAFDRELIGPAMYFGLMGDGQPIGRYDDMWAGWCTKVICDHLGLGVKTGLPYIWHSKASNPFVNLKKEYKGIYWQEELIPFFQSATLTKDCTTVQKCYIELSKQVKAKLGHVDEYFIKLADAMVTWIEAWDELNSTSDIPKGPAK, from the exons ATGGCTGGAACCTCAGTAGCTCCGACTCCTCTGTTGAAAGATGAACTGGACATCGTGATCCCCACGATCCGAAACCTCGACTTCCTCGAGATGTGGAGGCCTTTCTTCCAGCCATACCATATCATCATCGTTCAGGACGGTGACCCCAGTAGGGTCGTCAAGGTCCCCGAAGGCTTCGACTATGAGCTCTACAATCGCAACGATATCAACAGGATTCTCGGTCCCAAAGCCTCTTGCATTTCATTCAAGGACTCTGCTTGCCGTTGCTTCGGCTACTTGGTCTCCAAGAAGAAGTACATCTACACCATCGATGACGATTGCTTT GTTGCTAAAGATCCATCTGGCAAGGACATTAATGCGCTTGAGCAGCACATAAAGAACCTTCTGTGTCCAGCAACTCCATTTTTCTTCAACACCCTGTATGACCCATACAGAGACGGTGCAGATTTTGTCCGTGGATATCCATTCAGCCTCCGTGAAGGTGCTCCAACAGCTGTTTCTCATGGCCTCTGGCTCAACATCCCAGATTATGATGCTCCCACACAGCTTGTCAAACCACGTGAAAGAAACACAAG GTATGTGGATGCCGTTATGACAATACCAAAGGGAACCCTCTTCCCCATGTGTGGTATGAATCTGGCATTCGACCGTGAGTTGATTGGCCCTGCAATGTACTTTGGACTTATGGGTGACGGCCAACCAATTGGACGCTACGATGATATGTGGGCTGGCTGGTGCACCAAG GTGATATGCGATCATTTAGGACTTGGAGTCAAGACTGGTTTGCCTTATATCTGGCACAGCAAAGCAAGCAACCCTTTTGTGAACCTCAAGAAGGAATACAAAGGAATCTACTGGCAAGAAGAGCTGATCCCATTCTTCCAATCAGCTACCCTTACAAAGGATTGCACCACTGTGCAGAAGTGCTACATTGAGCTCTCCAAGCAAGTCAAGGCTAAACTTGGTCACGTGGATGAATACTTCATCAAGCTGGCTGATGCCATGGTCACATGGATTGAAGCTTGGGATGAGCTGAACTCGACCTCCGATATACCCAAGGGTCCtgcaaaatag